The following are from one region of the Sorghum bicolor cultivar BTx623 chromosome 2, Sorghum_bicolor_NCBIv3, whole genome shotgun sequence genome:
- the LOC8054487 gene encoding transcription factor EMB1444 isoform X3: MHEILAGMSTHIIQLLQGLCSDGLWKYGVFWSFKSETNGWILTWGDGYVNKMIEDRQMGDLSAGATVRKNQIIPSTCCNKSYPFCPIEAALMRMPSHLYPLGEGIIGKVALTGQHCWISANELGSTAMHKHLYFQYQEDWQLQFAAGIKTVLLVPVVPHGVLHLGSLDTIFESAALVALIKDMFHKLCDASVSHASLSTGSAYSNNLRLPTATLSINHPDVNLIDSSAQILNVDHHSLTHPFSTSEVPILEDITIGSYRTSPTGWPNGLLGDNGTIGHEYFEGFSLTDMTHWNQENTHGSTIVLNDGVVISNTSIHSEFHRDLMVMSREEQELFMWHCRSKQQEPTSPALPQVNGNDADFYVQLETNNYAELLLDTIIDQIGHTSNSESSPSTDSPFSCETQVKKEDHSLRVDESSISDIPGGQELSPISMNEGFISCAMTDGCMGINKTITEECLVESTLGINSAEIKRRYRKVELQKPRPRDRQLIQDRMKGLRELIPNASKCSIDALLDKTIAYMLFLQSVSEKAEKIQNTLEDKESHNETKKQLEGCPLRVEQLNQPGHLLIEMLCEDYEVFLEMAHVLKGLKVSILKGVLEHRSDKLWARFVIEGSDGFNQMQILCPLMHLLRRI; encoded by the exons ATGCATGAAATTTTAGCTGGGATGAGCACACATATCATACAATTGTTACAAGGCCTGTGTTCTGATGGTCTATGGAAGTACGGTGTCTTCTGGTCATTCAAAAGCGAGACGAATGGGTG GATCTTGACTTGGGGTGATGGATATGTCAATAAAATGATAGAAGACAGACAAATGGGAGATCTATCTGCTGGCGCCACTGTTCGTAAGAATCAGATAATACCTTCCACGTGCTGCAACAAAAGCTATCCATTTTGCCCCATTGAGGCAGCACTGATGAGAATGCCTAGCCATTTGTACCCTCTTGGAGAAGG GATTATTGGTAAAGTAGCACTTACAGGACAACATTGCTGGATTTCTGCCAATGAGCTTGGTTCAACAGCTATGCATAAG CACTTATATTTTCAGTACCAAGAAGACTGGCAGCTTCAATTTGCAGCCGGAATCAAG ACGGTTCTGCTTGTACCAGTGGTTCCTCACGGGGTTCTTCACCTGGGCTCTTTAGATACG ATTTTTGAAAGTGCAGCGTTGGTGGCACTCATAAAGGACATGTTTCATAAGCTTTGTGATGCTTCAGTATCTCATGCCTCTTTATCCACTGGGTCTGCCTACTCAAATAATTTGAGGCTACCAACTGCAactctatcaatcaatcatccAGATGTTAACTTGATTGATAGTTCTGCTCAGATCTTGAATGTTGATCACCACAGTTTAACACATCCCTTCAGTACATCAGAAGTTCCAATATTAGAAGACATCACTATAGGTTCCTACAGAACTAGTCCAACAGGTTGGCCTAATGGACTGCTGGGTGATAATGGAACGATTGGGCATGAATATTTCGAAGGCTTTTCTCTGACAGATATGACACATTGGAATCAAGAGAATACTCACGGCAGCACTATTGTTCTAAATGATGGTGTAGTGATTTCAAATACTTCAATTCATTCAGAGTTTCACAGAGATCTCATGGTAATGTCCAGGGAAGAACAAGAGCTCTTCATGTGGCATTGTAGGTCGAAACAACAAGAACCTACAAGCCCTGCTCTCCCTCAAGTGAATGGCAACGATGCTGATTTTTATGTGCAGCTTGAAACCAACAATTACGCAGAATTATTACTAGATACAATAATCGACCAGATTGGTCATACATCAAACAGTGAATCTTCTCCCTCAACTGATTCTCCATTTTCATGTGAAACACAAGTTAAAAAAGAAGATCACTCATTGAGGGTGGATGAATCGTCAATTTCTGATATCCCAGGTGGTCAAGAACTTTCACCTATATCCATGAATGAAGGGTTCATAAGTTGTGCAATGACTGATGGATGCATGGGAATCAACAAGACTATAACTGAAGAATGCTTAGTTGAAAGTACGCTTGGGATAAATTCAGCTGAAATCAAAAGAAGATACAGAAAAGTTGAGCTCCAGAAACCAAGACCAAGAGACAGGCAATTAATCCAAGATAGGATGAAGGGGTTGAGGGAGCTTATTCCAAATGCATCAAAG TGCAGCATCGATGCTCTACTGGACAAAACCATAGCGTACATGCTGTTCCTCCAAAGTGTATCCGAGAAAGCTGAGAAG ATTCAGAATACATTGGAAGACAAGGAATCCCACAATGAGACAAAGAAGCAACTTGAAGGCTGCCCACTAAGAGTTGAACAGCTTAATCAGCCTGGCCATCTTCTCATTGAG ATGTTGTGCGAGGACTACGAAGTCTTTCTTGAGATGGCCCATGTGTTGAAGGGCCTTAAGGTGAGCATACTGAAAGGAGTGCTGGAGCACCGTTCCGACAAGCTTTGGGCTCGCTTTGTCATTGAG GGTTCGGATGGCTTCAACCAGATGCAGATTCTGTGCCCGCTAATGCATCTCCTGCGTAGGATATGA
- the LOC8054487 gene encoding transcription factor EMB1444 isoform X2, producing the protein MHEILAGMSTHIIQLLQGLCSDGLWKYGVFWSFKSETNGWILTWGDGYVNKMIEDRQMGDLSAGATVRKNQIIPSTCCNKSYPFCPIEAALMRMPSHLYPLGEGIIGKVALTGQHCWISANELGSTAMHKYQEDWQLQFAAGIKTVLLVPVVPHGVLHLGSLDTIFESAALVALIKDMFHKLCDASVSHASLSTGSAYSNNLRLPTATLSINHPDVNLIDSSAQILNVDHHSLTHPFSTSEVPILEDITIGSYRTSPTGWPNGLLGDNGTIGHEYFEGFSLTDMTHWNQENTHGSTIVLNDGVVISNTSIHSEFHRDLMVMSREEQELFMWHCRSKQQEPTSPALPQVNGNDADFYVQLETNNYAELLLDTIIDQIGHTSNSESSPSTDSPFSCETQVKKEDHSLRVDESSISDIPGGQELSPISMNEGFISCAMTDGCMGINKTITEECLVESTLGINSAEIKRRYRKVELQKPRPRDRQLIQDRMKGLRELIPNASKCSIDALLDKTIAYMLFLQSVSEKAEKRCLMPVTLRQIQNTLEDKESHNETKKQLEGCPLRVEQLNQPGHLLIEMLCEDYEVFLEMAHVLKGLKVSILKGVLEHRSDKLWARFVIEGSDGFNQMQILCPLMHLLRRI; encoded by the exons ATGCATGAAATTTTAGCTGGGATGAGCACACATATCATACAATTGTTACAAGGCCTGTGTTCTGATGGTCTATGGAAGTACGGTGTCTTCTGGTCATTCAAAAGCGAGACGAATGGGTG GATCTTGACTTGGGGTGATGGATATGTCAATAAAATGATAGAAGACAGACAAATGGGAGATCTATCTGCTGGCGCCACTGTTCGTAAGAATCAGATAATACCTTCCACGTGCTGCAACAAAAGCTATCCATTTTGCCCCATTGAGGCAGCACTGATGAGAATGCCTAGCCATTTGTACCCTCTTGGAGAAGG GATTATTGGTAAAGTAGCACTTACAGGACAACATTGCTGGATTTCTGCCAATGAGCTTGGTTCAACAGCTATGCATAAG TACCAAGAAGACTGGCAGCTTCAATTTGCAGCCGGAATCAAG ACGGTTCTGCTTGTACCAGTGGTTCCTCACGGGGTTCTTCACCTGGGCTCTTTAGATACG ATTTTTGAAAGTGCAGCGTTGGTGGCACTCATAAAGGACATGTTTCATAAGCTTTGTGATGCTTCAGTATCTCATGCCTCTTTATCCACTGGGTCTGCCTACTCAAATAATTTGAGGCTACCAACTGCAactctatcaatcaatcatccAGATGTTAACTTGATTGATAGTTCTGCTCAGATCTTGAATGTTGATCACCACAGTTTAACACATCCCTTCAGTACATCAGAAGTTCCAATATTAGAAGACATCACTATAGGTTCCTACAGAACTAGTCCAACAGGTTGGCCTAATGGACTGCTGGGTGATAATGGAACGATTGGGCATGAATATTTCGAAGGCTTTTCTCTGACAGATATGACACATTGGAATCAAGAGAATACTCACGGCAGCACTATTGTTCTAAATGATGGTGTAGTGATTTCAAATACTTCAATTCATTCAGAGTTTCACAGAGATCTCATGGTAATGTCCAGGGAAGAACAAGAGCTCTTCATGTGGCATTGTAGGTCGAAACAACAAGAACCTACAAGCCCTGCTCTCCCTCAAGTGAATGGCAACGATGCTGATTTTTATGTGCAGCTTGAAACCAACAATTACGCAGAATTATTACTAGATACAATAATCGACCAGATTGGTCATACATCAAACAGTGAATCTTCTCCCTCAACTGATTCTCCATTTTCATGTGAAACACAAGTTAAAAAAGAAGATCACTCATTGAGGGTGGATGAATCGTCAATTTCTGATATCCCAGGTGGTCAAGAACTTTCACCTATATCCATGAATGAAGGGTTCATAAGTTGTGCAATGACTGATGGATGCATGGGAATCAACAAGACTATAACTGAAGAATGCTTAGTTGAAAGTACGCTTGGGATAAATTCAGCTGAAATCAAAAGAAGATACAGAAAAGTTGAGCTCCAGAAACCAAGACCAAGAGACAGGCAATTAATCCAAGATAGGATGAAGGGGTTGAGGGAGCTTATTCCAAATGCATCAAAG TGCAGCATCGATGCTCTACTGGACAAAACCATAGCGTACATGCTGTTCCTCCAAAGTGTATCCGAGAAAGCTGAGAAG AGGTGTCTTATGCCTGTGACGCTGAGACAGATTCAGAATACATTGGAAGACAAGGAATCCCACAATGAGACAAAGAAGCAACTTGAAGGCTGCCCACTAAGAGTTGAACAGCTTAATCAGCCTGGCCATCTTCTCATTGAG ATGTTGTGCGAGGACTACGAAGTCTTTCTTGAGATGGCCCATGTGTTGAAGGGCCTTAAGGTGAGCATACTGAAAGGAGTGCTGGAGCACCGTTCCGACAAGCTTTGGGCTCGCTTTGTCATTGAG GGTTCGGATGGCTTCAACCAGATGCAGATTCTGTGCCCGCTAATGCATCTCCTGCGTAGGATATGA
- the LOC8054487 gene encoding uncharacterized protein LOC8054487 isoform X4, with protein sequence MHEILAGMSTHIIQLLQGLCSDGLWKYGVFWSFKSETNGWILTWGDGYVNKMIEDRQMGDLSAGATVRKNQIIPSTCCNKSYPFCPIEAALMRMPSHLYPLGEGIIGKVALTGQHCWISANELGSTAMHKHLYFQYQEDWQLQFAAGIKTVLLVPVVPHGVLHLGSLDTIFESAALVALIKDMFHKLCDASVSHASLSTGSAYSNNLRLPTATLSINHPDVNLIDSSAQILNVDHHSLTHPFSTSEVPILEDITIGSYRTSPTGWPNGLLGDNGTIGHEYFEGFSLTDMTHWNQENTHGSTIVLNDGVVISNTSIHSEFHRDLMVMSREEQELFMWHCRSKQQEPTSPALPQVNGNDADFYVQLETNNYAELLLDTIIDQIGHTSNSESSPSTDSPFSCETQVKKEDHSLRVDESSISDIPGGQELSPISMNEGFISCAMTDGCMGINKTITEECLVESTLGINSAEIKRRYRKVELQKPRPRDRQLIQDRMKGLRELIPNASKHRCSTGQNHSVHAVPPKCIRES encoded by the exons ATGCATGAAATTTTAGCTGGGATGAGCACACATATCATACAATTGTTACAAGGCCTGTGTTCTGATGGTCTATGGAAGTACGGTGTCTTCTGGTCATTCAAAAGCGAGACGAATGGGTG GATCTTGACTTGGGGTGATGGATATGTCAATAAAATGATAGAAGACAGACAAATGGGAGATCTATCTGCTGGCGCCACTGTTCGTAAGAATCAGATAATACCTTCCACGTGCTGCAACAAAAGCTATCCATTTTGCCCCATTGAGGCAGCACTGATGAGAATGCCTAGCCATTTGTACCCTCTTGGAGAAGG GATTATTGGTAAAGTAGCACTTACAGGACAACATTGCTGGATTTCTGCCAATGAGCTTGGTTCAACAGCTATGCATAAG CACTTATATTTTCAGTACCAAGAAGACTGGCAGCTTCAATTTGCAGCCGGAATCAAG ACGGTTCTGCTTGTACCAGTGGTTCCTCACGGGGTTCTTCACCTGGGCTCTTTAGATACG ATTTTTGAAAGTGCAGCGTTGGTGGCACTCATAAAGGACATGTTTCATAAGCTTTGTGATGCTTCAGTATCTCATGCCTCTTTATCCACTGGGTCTGCCTACTCAAATAATTTGAGGCTACCAACTGCAactctatcaatcaatcatccAGATGTTAACTTGATTGATAGTTCTGCTCAGATCTTGAATGTTGATCACCACAGTTTAACACATCCCTTCAGTACATCAGAAGTTCCAATATTAGAAGACATCACTATAGGTTCCTACAGAACTAGTCCAACAGGTTGGCCTAATGGACTGCTGGGTGATAATGGAACGATTGGGCATGAATATTTCGAAGGCTTTTCTCTGACAGATATGACACATTGGAATCAAGAGAATACTCACGGCAGCACTATTGTTCTAAATGATGGTGTAGTGATTTCAAATACTTCAATTCATTCAGAGTTTCACAGAGATCTCATGGTAATGTCCAGGGAAGAACAAGAGCTCTTCATGTGGCATTGTAGGTCGAAACAACAAGAACCTACAAGCCCTGCTCTCCCTCAAGTGAATGGCAACGATGCTGATTTTTATGTGCAGCTTGAAACCAACAATTACGCAGAATTATTACTAGATACAATAATCGACCAGATTGGTCATACATCAAACAGTGAATCTTCTCCCTCAACTGATTCTCCATTTTCATGTGAAACACAAGTTAAAAAAGAAGATCACTCATTGAGGGTGGATGAATCGTCAATTTCTGATATCCCAGGTGGTCAAGAACTTTCACCTATATCCATGAATGAAGGGTTCATAAGTTGTGCAATGACTGATGGATGCATGGGAATCAACAAGACTATAACTGAAGAATGCTTAGTTGAAAGTACGCTTGGGATAAATTCAGCTGAAATCAAAAGAAGATACAGAAAAGTTGAGCTCCAGAAACCAAGACCAAGAGACAGGCAATTAATCCAAGATAGGATGAAGGGGTTGAGGGAGCTTATTCCAAATGCATCAAAG CATCGATGCTCTACTGGACAAAACCATAGCGTACATGCTGTTCCTCCAAAGTGTATCCGAGAAAGCTGA
- the LOC8054487 gene encoding transcription factor EMB1444 isoform X1 — protein MHEILAGMSTHIIQLLQGLCSDGLWKYGVFWSFKSETNGWILTWGDGYVNKMIEDRQMGDLSAGATVRKNQIIPSTCCNKSYPFCPIEAALMRMPSHLYPLGEGIIGKVALTGQHCWISANELGSTAMHKHLYFQYQEDWQLQFAAGIKTVLLVPVVPHGVLHLGSLDTIFESAALVALIKDMFHKLCDASVSHASLSTGSAYSNNLRLPTATLSINHPDVNLIDSSAQILNVDHHSLTHPFSTSEVPILEDITIGSYRTSPTGWPNGLLGDNGTIGHEYFEGFSLTDMTHWNQENTHGSTIVLNDGVVISNTSIHSEFHRDLMVMSREEQELFMWHCRSKQQEPTSPALPQVNGNDADFYVQLETNNYAELLLDTIIDQIGHTSNSESSPSTDSPFSCETQVKKEDHSLRVDESSISDIPGGQELSPISMNEGFISCAMTDGCMGINKTITEECLVESTLGINSAEIKRRYRKVELQKPRPRDRQLIQDRMKGLRELIPNASKCSIDALLDKTIAYMLFLQSVSEKAEKRCLMPVTLRQIQNTLEDKESHNETKKQLEGCPLRVEQLNQPGHLLIEMLCEDYEVFLEMAHVLKGLKVSILKGVLEHRSDKLWARFVIEGSDGFNQMQILCPLMHLLRRI, from the exons ATGCATGAAATTTTAGCTGGGATGAGCACACATATCATACAATTGTTACAAGGCCTGTGTTCTGATGGTCTATGGAAGTACGGTGTCTTCTGGTCATTCAAAAGCGAGACGAATGGGTG GATCTTGACTTGGGGTGATGGATATGTCAATAAAATGATAGAAGACAGACAAATGGGAGATCTATCTGCTGGCGCCACTGTTCGTAAGAATCAGATAATACCTTCCACGTGCTGCAACAAAAGCTATCCATTTTGCCCCATTGAGGCAGCACTGATGAGAATGCCTAGCCATTTGTACCCTCTTGGAGAAGG GATTATTGGTAAAGTAGCACTTACAGGACAACATTGCTGGATTTCTGCCAATGAGCTTGGTTCAACAGCTATGCATAAG CACTTATATTTTCAGTACCAAGAAGACTGGCAGCTTCAATTTGCAGCCGGAATCAAG ACGGTTCTGCTTGTACCAGTGGTTCCTCACGGGGTTCTTCACCTGGGCTCTTTAGATACG ATTTTTGAAAGTGCAGCGTTGGTGGCACTCATAAAGGACATGTTTCATAAGCTTTGTGATGCTTCAGTATCTCATGCCTCTTTATCCACTGGGTCTGCCTACTCAAATAATTTGAGGCTACCAACTGCAactctatcaatcaatcatccAGATGTTAACTTGATTGATAGTTCTGCTCAGATCTTGAATGTTGATCACCACAGTTTAACACATCCCTTCAGTACATCAGAAGTTCCAATATTAGAAGACATCACTATAGGTTCCTACAGAACTAGTCCAACAGGTTGGCCTAATGGACTGCTGGGTGATAATGGAACGATTGGGCATGAATATTTCGAAGGCTTTTCTCTGACAGATATGACACATTGGAATCAAGAGAATACTCACGGCAGCACTATTGTTCTAAATGATGGTGTAGTGATTTCAAATACTTCAATTCATTCAGAGTTTCACAGAGATCTCATGGTAATGTCCAGGGAAGAACAAGAGCTCTTCATGTGGCATTGTAGGTCGAAACAACAAGAACCTACAAGCCCTGCTCTCCCTCAAGTGAATGGCAACGATGCTGATTTTTATGTGCAGCTTGAAACCAACAATTACGCAGAATTATTACTAGATACAATAATCGACCAGATTGGTCATACATCAAACAGTGAATCTTCTCCCTCAACTGATTCTCCATTTTCATGTGAAACACAAGTTAAAAAAGAAGATCACTCATTGAGGGTGGATGAATCGTCAATTTCTGATATCCCAGGTGGTCAAGAACTTTCACCTATATCCATGAATGAAGGGTTCATAAGTTGTGCAATGACTGATGGATGCATGGGAATCAACAAGACTATAACTGAAGAATGCTTAGTTGAAAGTACGCTTGGGATAAATTCAGCTGAAATCAAAAGAAGATACAGAAAAGTTGAGCTCCAGAAACCAAGACCAAGAGACAGGCAATTAATCCAAGATAGGATGAAGGGGTTGAGGGAGCTTATTCCAAATGCATCAAAG TGCAGCATCGATGCTCTACTGGACAAAACCATAGCGTACATGCTGTTCCTCCAAAGTGTATCCGAGAAAGCTGAGAAG AGGTGTCTTATGCCTGTGACGCTGAGACAGATTCAGAATACATTGGAAGACAAGGAATCCCACAATGAGACAAAGAAGCAACTTGAAGGCTGCCCACTAAGAGTTGAACAGCTTAATCAGCCTGGCCATCTTCTCATTGAG ATGTTGTGCGAGGACTACGAAGTCTTTCTTGAGATGGCCCATGTGTTGAAGGGCCTTAAGGTGAGCATACTGAAAGGAGTGCTGGAGCACCGTTCCGACAAGCTTTGGGCTCGCTTTGTCATTGAG GGTTCGGATGGCTTCAACCAGATGCAGATTCTGTGCCCGCTAATGCATCTCCTGCGTAGGATATGA